The Xanthomonas sp. DAR 34887 genome has a segment encoding these proteins:
- a CDS encoding tryptophan--tRNA ligase codes for MTIRVLTGITTSGTPHLGNYVGAIRPALQASLRPGIESFYFLADLHSLIKAQDPARTQRSTLEIAASWLAAGLDPSKVWFYRQSDVPETNELTWFLTCVAGKGILNRAHAYKAAVDKNRADGEDDDAGVSAGLFMYPVLMAADILLFNAQQVPVGRDQIQHIEMARDFGQRFNHVYGRDYFTLPEALIDENVATLPGLDGRKMSKSYDNTIPLFAPREELKRRVFSIVTDSRAPGEPKDTEGSALFQLYQAFASAEDAAAFAQAFADGIGWGEAKQQLFARIDAEIAPMRERYEALMARPGDIEAILRDNAQRLRARYATPFLAELRHAVGLRDLSLRDAGHADAAAAKQALPSFKQYREGDGRFYFKLLDGEGALLLQSGGFESPRDAGRVIGALKQAVQADALQIPDLALAVPAEAVLAALQRLRDAG; via the coding sequence ATGACCATCCGTGTCCTTACCGGCATCACCACCTCCGGCACCCCGCACCTGGGCAACTACGTCGGTGCGATCCGCCCGGCGCTGCAGGCCAGCCTGCGTCCCGGCATCGAGAGTTTCTATTTCCTGGCCGACCTGCACAGCCTGATCAAGGCGCAGGACCCGGCGCGCACCCAGCGCTCGACCCTGGAGATCGCCGCCTCGTGGCTGGCGGCCGGGCTGGATCCGTCGAAGGTGTGGTTCTACCGCCAGTCGGACGTGCCGGAAACCAACGAGCTGACCTGGTTCCTGACCTGCGTCGCCGGCAAGGGCATCCTCAACCGCGCCCACGCCTACAAGGCGGCGGTGGACAAGAACCGCGCCGATGGCGAGGACGACGACGCCGGAGTCAGCGCCGGGCTGTTCATGTACCCGGTGCTGATGGCCGCCGACATCCTGCTGTTCAACGCGCAGCAGGTACCGGTGGGACGCGACCAGATCCAGCACATCGAGATGGCGCGCGATTTCGGCCAGCGCTTCAACCACGTCTACGGCCGCGACTATTTCACCCTGCCCGAAGCGCTGATCGACGAGAACGTGGCGACCTTGCCCGGGCTGGACGGGCGCAAGATGAGCAAGAGCTACGACAACACGATTCCGTTGTTCGCCCCGCGCGAGGAACTGAAGAGGCGCGTGTTCTCCATCGTCACCGATTCGCGCGCGCCGGGCGAGCCGAAGGACACCGAGGGCTCGGCGCTGTTCCAGCTGTACCAGGCGTTCGCCAGCGCCGAGGACGCCGCCGCGTTCGCGCAGGCCTTCGCCGATGGCATCGGCTGGGGCGAGGCCAAGCAGCAGCTGTTCGCGCGCATCGACGCGGAGATCGCGCCGATGCGCGAGCGCTACGAGGCGCTGATGGCGCGACCGGGCGACATCGAGGCGATCCTGCGCGACAACGCGCAGCGCCTGCGCGCGCGCTACGCCACGCCGTTCCTGGCCGAACTGCGGCATGCGGTGGGCCTGCGCGATCTGTCGCTGCGCGACGCCGGGCATGCCGATGCGGCGGCCGCCAAGCAGGCGTTGCCGAGCTTCAAGCAGTACCGCGAAGGCGACGGCCGTTTCTACTTCAAGCTGCTCGACGGCGAAGGCGCGCTGCTGCTGCAGAGCGGCGGCTTCGAATCGCCGCGCGACGCCGGGCGCGTGATCGGCGCGCTCAAGCAGGCGGTGCAGGCCGATGCGCTGCAGATACCGGACCTCGCCCTGGCGGTGCCGGCCGAGGCCGTGCTGGCCGCGCTGCAGCGGCTGCGCGATGCGGGCTGA
- a CDS encoding CsbD family protein has product MNKDIISGKWTQLKGKIKAQWGDLTDDDFDVASGNAQYLSGKLQERYGWDRDRAEKEVRTFQDGLGKEYRD; this is encoded by the coding sequence ATGAACAAAGACATCATTTCCGGCAAGTGGACCCAGCTCAAGGGCAAGATCAAGGCCCAGTGGGGCGACCTGACCGACGACGATTTCGACGTGGCCAGCGGCAATGCCCAGTACCTGTCGGGCAAGCTGCAGGAACGCTACGGCTGGGACCGCGACCGCGCCGAGAAGGAAGTGCGCACCTTCCAGGACGGACTGGGCAAGGAATACCGCGACTGA
- a CDS encoding EamA family transporter, translating into MQSGTVALVLAAAVAHAAWNLASKYKRGDTVLFVCASTCAAALLYVPISLFFVANGQQTLDWRLVVGAAVSALLHTVYSMTLQAGYDRAEFGVVYPIARGTGPLLTMLFAILFLGEHLTTIAASGALLVVAGILVVSGNPFKSASRHPLHGLRWGAATGASIASYTLWDSYAVTFLHLAPVSYYAATLILQSLILAPSALRRRHRIRAAIRADAVPILIVAVFSPLAYILVLTAMKHAPVALVAPLRESSVVIGSLLACALFREDHLARRIAGAVVVLAGIAAIGF; encoded by the coding sequence ATGCAGTCCGGCACCGTCGCACTGGTCCTCGCTGCAGCGGTCGCCCACGCGGCATGGAATCTCGCCTCGAAGTACAAGCGCGGCGACACCGTGCTGTTCGTCTGCGCGTCCACCTGCGCCGCGGCGCTGCTCTATGTCCCGATCAGCCTTTTCTTCGTCGCCAATGGGCAGCAAACGCTCGACTGGCGGCTGGTGGTGGGTGCAGCGGTCTCGGCGCTGTTGCACACCGTGTACTCCATGACCTTGCAGGCCGGCTACGACCGCGCCGAGTTCGGCGTGGTCTACCCGATCGCGCGCGGCACGGGGCCGTTGCTGACCATGCTCTTCGCCATCCTCTTCCTGGGCGAGCATCTCACCACGATCGCGGCGTCCGGCGCGCTCCTTGTCGTGGCCGGCATCCTGGTCGTCAGCGGCAACCCGTTCAAAAGTGCGAGCCGCCACCCGTTGCATGGACTGCGTTGGGGTGCCGCGACGGGGGCCAGCATCGCCAGCTACACCCTCTGGGACAGCTACGCGGTCACGTTTCTGCACCTGGCGCCTGTCAGCTATTACGCCGCCACCTTGATTTTGCAGAGTCTGATCCTGGCCCCGAGCGCACTGCGCCGGCGGCATCGGATCCGCGCTGCCATCCGCGCCGACGCCGTACCGATTCTCATCGTGGCCGTGTTCTCGCCATTGGCCTACATCCTCGTTCTCACCGCCATGAAGCACGCGCCGGTCGCGCTCGTCGCGCCCTTGCGCGAGTCTTCGGTCGTCATCGGCTCGCTCCTCGCTTGCGCACTCTTTCGCGAGGATCATCTCGCGCGGCGCATCGCCGGCGCCGTGGTGGTGCTGGCCGGAATCGCGGCGATAGGCTTTTGA
- a CDS encoding MurR/RpiR family transcriptional regulator: protein MKKNKCNAVTEVDARLVQLIGNIQARSGDLAASEAKVVALLLADPLFVGASTAAQVAARAGVSPPSVVRAARAIGFGGFAELKMEIARARGTTRFFAPPEALAADATSAAVLDACARAGSEALTALGGAVELAAFDRAVETLLSARQVIVFGAGPSATVAADAVFRLRAVGVTTIGIPDYLSAMIATRLLGPGDAVIAVSSTGRTSSTLAIADAASSAGASLIAITNQYGTPLANLADIAVAVGGAPLPAQMAAAASRLAQLVVVDALAASLALRDPARSRRAERAGIDLPDIT, encoded by the coding sequence ATGAAGAAAAATAAATGTAACGCCGTTACGGAAGTCGATGCGCGACTGGTGCAACTGATCGGGAACATCCAGGCGCGCAGCGGCGATCTCGCTGCGAGCGAGGCCAAAGTCGTCGCGCTGTTGCTTGCCGACCCGTTGTTTGTCGGGGCGAGCACCGCGGCGCAGGTCGCCGCCCGCGCCGGCGTGTCGCCGCCGAGCGTGGTCCGCGCCGCGCGGGCGATCGGGTTCGGCGGATTCGCCGAACTCAAAATGGAGATCGCCCGCGCCCGCGGTACCACCCGGTTCTTCGCGCCACCCGAAGCGCTGGCCGCGGACGCGACGTCGGCCGCGGTGCTGGACGCCTGCGCCCGCGCAGGCAGCGAGGCCCTGACCGCGCTTGGCGGGGCAGTCGAACTCGCTGCGTTCGACAGGGCGGTCGAGACGCTCCTGTCCGCCCGCCAGGTGATCGTGTTCGGTGCCGGTCCCTCGGCGACGGTCGCCGCGGACGCGGTCTTCCGTCTGCGTGCGGTGGGCGTGACGACGATCGGCATTCCCGACTATCTGTCGGCGATGATCGCAACGCGGCTGCTGGGCCCGGGAGATGCCGTCATCGCCGTCAGTTCGACCGGGCGCACCTCGAGCACGCTCGCCATCGCCGATGCGGCGTCCTCCGCCGGCGCCTCGCTCATCGCGATCACCAATCAGTACGGCACGCCGCTGGCGAACCTGGCGGACATCGCGGTCGCGGTGGGCGGCGCGCCGTTGCCGGCGCAGATGGCCGCTGCGGCGAGCCGCCTGGCCCAACTCGTCGTCGTCGACGCGTTGGCCGCCTCCCTGGCGCTGCGCGATCCGGCGCGTAGCCGTCGGGCGGAACGGGCGGGCATCGACCTGCCTGACATCACTTGA
- a CDS encoding oxidoreductase gives MNTPCDAAIAVLGPGAIGTTIAAALHEVGRTPLLCGRTPRDRLTLCDGERAIVVPGPVRTDPARMERPVDLVFLAVKATQTAAAAAWLAALSGPDTVVCVLQNGVEQVQNVAPHCPRGCIVPVVVWFPAQTQSDGSVHLRGDVRISLPDTSASHVVAAALQGTRCSVDLAANFSSLAWRKLLQNAAAGLMALAQRRSGMFGRSDISRLTLDYLQECLSVARAEGVELGEEVPQAILDSFQAAPADMGTSILADRQDGRPLEWDIRNGVIARRGRAHGIATPISDVVVPLLAAASDGPG, from the coding sequence ATGAACACCCCATGCGATGCAGCAATCGCCGTCCTGGGACCAGGTGCCATCGGCACCACCATCGCCGCGGCGCTGCACGAAGTGGGCCGCACGCCCCTGCTGTGCGGCCGTACGCCGCGCGATCGGCTGACGCTGTGCGATGGCGAGCGAGCGATCGTGGTTCCCGGCCCGGTTCGGACGGATCCAGCGCGCATGGAGCGGCCGGTCGATCTCGTCTTTCTGGCAGTCAAGGCGACACAAACCGCGGCAGCCGCAGCATGGCTCGCGGCCTTGAGCGGGCCGGACACCGTCGTGTGCGTCCTGCAGAACGGGGTAGAGCAGGTGCAGAACGTCGCCCCGCATTGCCCACGTGGGTGCATCGTTCCGGTTGTCGTCTGGTTTCCTGCGCAGACGCAATCCGACGGATCGGTGCACCTGCGCGGCGACGTGCGCATCAGCCTGCCGGACACATCGGCGTCCCACGTCGTGGCGGCGGCGCTGCAAGGCACGCGCTGTTCGGTAGATCTGGCCGCGAACTTCAGCTCTCTGGCGTGGCGCAAGCTATTGCAGAACGCGGCAGCCGGCCTCATGGCGCTCGCGCAGCGGCGCTCGGGGATGTTCGGCCGGTCCGACATCTCCAGGCTCACCCTGGATTATCTGCAGGAGTGTCTGAGCGTGGCCCGCGCCGAGGGCGTAGAACTGGGCGAGGAGGTGCCGCAGGCGATCCTCGACAGCTTCCAGGCTGCTCCCGCCGACATGGGCACCTCCATCCTGGCGGATCGCCAGGACGGCCGGCCCCTGGAATGGGATATCCGCAATGGCGTCATCGCGCGTCGCGGACGGGCGCACGGCATTGCCACGCCCATCAGCGATGTCGTGGTGCCGCTTCTTGCGGCGGCGAGTGACGGTCCTGGCTGA
- a CDS encoding entericidin A/B family lipoprotein: protein MKRTFAWMLLAMFSVGLLSGCNTVAGAGKDVKSAGEKVEDAAKN, encoded by the coding sequence ATGAAGCGTACTTTTGCGTGGATGCTGCTGGCGATGTTTTCGGTGGGCCTGCTGTCGGGCTGCAACACGGTTGCCGGTGCCGGCAAGGACGTGAAGAGCGCCGGCGAGAAGGTCGAAGACGCCGCCAAGAACTGA
- a CDS encoding entericidin A/B family lipoprotein → MKRLLTLTMLTLFSAGMLTGCNTVAGAGKDMQKAGDKVEHKADDCSDGKC, encoded by the coding sequence ATGAAGCGACTGCTCACCCTGACGATGCTGACCCTGTTCTCTGCGGGCATGCTCACTGGCTGCAACACCGTCGCCGGTGCGGGCAAGGACATGCAGAAGGCCGGCGACAAGGTCGAACACAAGGCCGACGACTGCAGCGACGGCAAGTGCTGA
- the rocF gene encoding arginase, translating to MNSSFLPVSLIGVPTDIGAGHRGARMGPEALRIAGLHEALANRGIEVRDLGNLDGPRNPWQSPVGGYRHLDEVVAWNRALMEASYAELRAGRMPIMLGGDHCLGIGSITAVARYCREQGRKLRVLWLDAHSDFNTSEVTPSGNVHGMPVACLCGLGPQALTELGGAAPALRPDQVRQIGIRSVDPDEKRLIKQHRIDVYDMRYIDEMGMKRTMEAALDGLDADTHLHVSFDVDFLDPSIAPGVGTTVPGGPNYREAQLVMEMIADSGRMGSLDIVELNPVLDHRNLTAELAVDLVESLFGKSTLMRD from the coding sequence ATGAATTCCTCTTTTCTGCCGGTCTCCCTGATCGGCGTTCCCACCGACATCGGTGCCGGCCACCGTGGCGCGCGCATGGGGCCGGAGGCGCTGCGCATCGCCGGCCTGCACGAGGCGCTGGCCAATCGCGGCATCGAGGTGCGCGACCTGGGCAATCTCGACGGTCCGCGCAATCCATGGCAATCCCCGGTCGGCGGCTACCGCCATCTGGACGAAGTGGTGGCCTGGAATCGCGCACTGATGGAAGCCAGCTACGCCGAGCTGCGTGCCGGACGCATGCCAATCATGCTCGGCGGCGATCATTGCCTGGGTATCGGCTCGATCACCGCGGTGGCGCGCTATTGCCGCGAACAGGGGCGCAAGCTGCGGGTGCTGTGGCTGGATGCGCATTCGGACTTCAATACCAGCGAAGTGACGCCGTCGGGCAACGTGCACGGCATGCCGGTGGCCTGCCTGTGCGGGCTGGGACCGCAGGCGCTGACCGAACTGGGCGGCGCCGCGCCGGCGCTGCGTCCGGACCAGGTCCGCCAGATCGGCATCCGCTCGGTGGATCCGGACGAGAAGCGGCTGATCAAGCAGCACCGCATCGACGTGTACGACATGCGCTACATCGACGAGATGGGCATGAAGCGGACCATGGAGGCGGCGCTGGACGGACTCGATGCCGACACCCACCTGCACGTCAGCTTCGACGTGGACTTCCTCGACCCCAGCATCGCGCCGGGCGTCGGCACCACGGTGCCCGGCGGCCCCAACTACCGCGAAGCGCAGTTGGTGATGGAGATGATCGCCGACAGCGGGCGCATGGGCTCGCTGGACATCGTCGAACTCAATCCGGTGCTGGACCATCGCAATCTGACCGCCGAACTGGCAGTGGACCTGGTCGAGAGCCTGTTCGGCAAGTCCACGCTGATGCGCGATTGA
- a CDS encoding SPOR domain-containing protein — MLVRALLVVLTILNLGVALWWATQPQTPVPEPMPALPAGVATLQLVPAASAAVPQPASSAPIASAAAPTPAASAAPAPATAVPAASAPAADAPAPTEVPATAAPAAPAAAAATPPPKVPSAAAVAAEPAAAPVCLSLGPYPDRAAAETAAAALGTAAPRPRLREVGDDDATSFRVLLPTIGGEDGVKAAVDRIVAAGIRDYYPVRQGDTGNAIALGQYRSREGAERRKAELARAGFNVDLIPSGGSGQSRWWLDLRAGNAAQATALRRQLGAARQRALDCATLR, encoded by the coding sequence ATGCTCGTCCGCGCCCTGCTCGTCGTCCTGACCATCCTCAACCTCGGCGTCGCGCTGTGGTGGGCGACGCAGCCGCAGACCCCGGTGCCGGAACCGATGCCGGCGCTGCCGGCCGGGGTGGCGACGCTGCAACTGGTGCCGGCGGCGTCCGCAGCCGTGCCGCAGCCTGCGTCTTCGGCCCCGATCGCTTCCGCGGCGGCACCGACTCCTGCCGCCAGCGCCGCACCCGCGCCGGCCACGGCCGTTCCGGCCGCCAGTGCTCCGGCGGCTGACGCACCCGCGCCTACCGAAGTGCCGGCGACCGCAGCACCCGCAGCACCTGCCGCGGCCGCCGCGACACCGCCGCCCAAGGTGCCCAGCGCCGCAGCCGTCGCCGCCGAGCCTGCCGCGGCCCCGGTGTGCCTGAGCCTGGGGCCGTATCCGGACCGCGCCGCGGCCGAGACCGCGGCGGCCGCGCTCGGCACCGCCGCACCGCGCCCGCGCCTGCGCGAGGTCGGCGACGACGACGCCACCAGCTTCCGCGTGCTGCTGCCGACCATCGGTGGCGAGGACGGGGTCAAGGCCGCGGTCGATCGCATCGTCGCTGCCGGTATCCGCGACTACTACCCGGTCCGCCAGGGCGACACCGGCAACGCCATCGCCCTGGGCCAGTACCGCAGCCGTGAAGGCGCCGAACGCCGCAAGGCCGAGCTGGCCCGGGCCGGCTTCAACGTCGATCTGATTCCCAGCGGTGGCAGCGGCCAGTCGCGCTGGTGGCTGGACCTGCGCGCCGGCAATGCGGCGCAGGCCACGGCCTTGCGCCGGCAACTCGGCGCGGCGCGGCAGCGCGCGCTGGACTGCGCCACGCTGCGCTAG
- a CDS encoding type III pantothenate kinase, producing MSDWLFDLGNSRFKFAALERGRAAAVQAWPHGAEAMDAAAVAALPRGDTAYVASVAAPALTATVLDALRSRFAQVRVARTEAVCAGVRIAYAQPHKFGVDRFLALLAAHGEGDVLVVGVGTALTVDLLDRDGLHHGGRIAPSPTTMRQALQQRAAQLPAEGGDYREFAAETADALVSGCDGAALALIERSLQQGEALLARRPRLLLHGGGVPPLLHALPAAEQRPSLVLDGLALWAQAHAAAGSAG from the coding sequence ATGAGCGACTGGTTGTTCGACCTGGGCAATTCGCGCTTCAAGTTCGCCGCGCTGGAACGCGGCCGCGCCGCGGCGGTGCAGGCTTGGCCGCACGGTGCCGAAGCGATGGACGCGGCCGCGGTGGCGGCGCTGCCGCGCGGCGACACCGCCTATGTCGCCAGCGTCGCCGCGCCGGCGCTGACTGCCACCGTGCTGGATGCCTTGCGCAGCCGCTTCGCGCAGGTGCGGGTGGCGCGCACCGAGGCGGTCTGCGCCGGCGTGCGCATCGCCTATGCGCAGCCGCACAAGTTCGGCGTGGACCGCTTCCTGGCGCTGCTCGCCGCGCATGGCGAGGGCGATGTGCTGGTGGTCGGCGTCGGCACCGCGCTGACCGTGGATCTGCTCGATCGCGACGGCCTGCATCACGGCGGGCGCATCGCACCGTCGCCGACGACGATGCGCCAGGCGCTGCAGCAGCGTGCGGCGCAACTGCCGGCCGAGGGCGGCGACTACCGCGAGTTCGCCGCCGAGACCGCCGATGCGCTGGTCTCCGGTTGCGACGGCGCGGCGCTGGCGCTGATCGAACGCAGCCTGCAGCAGGGCGAGGCGCTGCTGGCGCGGCGGCCGCGGCTGCTGCTGCACGGCGGTGGCGTACCGCCGTTGCTGCACGCATTGCCGGCCGCCGAGCAGCGGCCGTCGCTGGTGCTCGACGGGCTGGCGCTGTGGGCGCAGGCACACGCCGCGGCCGGGTCCGCCGGGTAG
- the birA gene encoding bifunctional biotin--[acetyl-CoA-carboxylase] ligase/biotin operon repressor BirA, whose protein sequence is MDERELLARLSQGRLSGDALARACGLTRAAVWKRIQGLRAAGVEIEGRAGEGYGLARPLELLEAERIRAALAPAARDELAGLEIAWSLASSNSTLLARPAPARGSEVLLAERQTGGRGRRGRVWASPLAAHLYLSVARGFDGGLGRLGGLSLAAGVAVAEALRAAGFATVGLKWPNDLLADGHKLGGLLVEGGGEFAGPARAVIGLGLNVRMPAASAASIDQPWTDLATLAGGDAEVSRNAIAAAVLSHLLPALALFDAQGLAPFLPRYAALDLLAGRAIRIDDGGVAREGVALGLAEDGALRVAFADGERPLHAGEVSVRPA, encoded by the coding sequence GTGGACGAGCGCGAATTACTGGCCCGGCTCAGCCAGGGCCGCCTTTCCGGCGACGCCCTGGCGCGTGCGTGTGGGCTGACCCGGGCCGCGGTGTGGAAGCGCATCCAGGGCCTGCGCGCAGCCGGGGTGGAGATCGAGGGTCGCGCCGGCGAGGGCTACGGGCTGGCACGGCCGCTGGAATTGCTCGAGGCCGAGCGCATCCGCGCCGCGCTGGCGCCGGCCGCGCGCGACGAACTGGCCGGACTCGAGATCGCCTGGAGCCTGGCCTCCAGCAACAGCACCCTGCTGGCGCGGCCGGCGCCGGCGCGCGGCAGCGAGGTGCTGCTGGCCGAGCGCCAGACCGGCGGCCGCGGTCGCCGTGGCCGGGTCTGGGCCTCGCCGCTGGCGGCGCATCTGTACCTGTCGGTGGCGCGCGGCTTCGACGGCGGGCTGGGCCGGTTGGGCGGGCTAAGCCTGGCCGCCGGCGTGGCCGTGGCCGAGGCGCTGCGCGCGGCCGGTTTCGCCACGGTCGGGCTGAAATGGCCGAACGACCTGCTCGCCGACGGGCACAAGCTCGGCGGCCTGCTGGTCGAAGGTGGCGGCGAATTCGCCGGGCCGGCGCGCGCGGTGATCGGCCTGGGACTCAACGTTCGCATGCCGGCGGCCAGCGCCGCGAGCATTGACCAGCCGTGGACCGACCTGGCCACGCTGGCCGGCGGCGACGCCGAGGTCTCGCGCAACGCGATCGCCGCCGCGGTGCTGTCGCATCTGCTGCCGGCGTTGGCACTGTTCGACGCGCAGGGCCTGGCGCCGTTCCTGCCGCGCTACGCGGCGCTGGACTTGCTCGCCGGGCGCGCGATCCGCATCGACGACGGCGGCGTCGCCCGCGAGGGCGTGGCGTTGGGCCTGGCCGAGGACGGCGCGCTGCGGGTCGCCTTCGCCGATGGCGAGCGTCCGCTGCATGCCGGCGAAGTCAGCGTGAGGCCGGCATGA
- a CDS encoding zinc-dependent peptidase: MAQLPAGDVPLIPRWLRRLLPAPVAIDEATWQLARQRCAWVAALDAEREQRLRTLATQFLQRKTISPLDGLTLDAAQRTVLAVLCCLPLLEFGVEGLRGWSQLLVYPDAFRVQRSHVDAAGVLHEWEDELIGESWDSGPLILSWADVQADLDDPHAGYCVAVHEMAHKLDVLDGALDGTPPLPRDWQRRWAEDFQRTYDAFCKRVDRGRSSEIDAYAAEAPEEFFAVVSEYHFSAPQRLQREMPEVAAHLTRFYGRSPFAAA, from the coding sequence GTGGCACAGCTTCCTGCCGGGGATGTTCCGCTGATCCCACGCTGGTTGCGCCGGCTGCTGCCGGCGCCTGTTGCGATCGACGAGGCGACCTGGCAGCTGGCGCGCCAGCGCTGCGCGTGGGTGGCGGCACTGGATGCGGAACGCGAGCAAAGACTGCGCACGCTGGCCACGCAGTTCCTGCAACGCAAGACCATCTCGCCGCTGGACGGGCTGACCCTGGATGCGGCGCAGCGCACCGTGCTGGCGGTGCTGTGCTGCCTGCCGTTGCTGGAGTTCGGCGTCGAGGGACTGCGCGGCTGGTCGCAATTGCTGGTGTACCCGGACGCGTTCCGCGTGCAGCGCAGCCATGTCGATGCGGCCGGCGTGCTGCACGAGTGGGAAGACGAACTGATCGGCGAATCCTGGGACAGCGGCCCGCTGATCCTGTCCTGGGCCGACGTGCAGGCCGATCTGGACGACCCGCATGCCGGCTACTGCGTGGCGGTGCACGAGATGGCGCACAAGCTCGACGTGCTGGACGGCGCACTGGACGGCACGCCGCCGCTGCCGCGCGACTGGCAGCGACGCTGGGCCGAGGACTTCCAGCGCACCTACGACGCGTTCTGCAAGCGCGTGGACCGCGGCCGCAGCAGCGAGATCGATGCCTACGCCGCCGAGGCCCCGGAAGAATTCTTCGCCGTGGTCAGCGAATACCACTTCTCCGCACCGCAGCGGCTGCAGCGCGAGATGCCGGAGGTGGCCGCGCATCTGACACGGTTCTACGGACGCTCCCCATTCGCTGCCGCATAA
- a CDS encoding DUF1501 domain-containing protein → MHRRQFLFASAAAAASLPFAGRLFAAPAPSPRLLVVFLRGGYDSNNLLIPYASDFYYASRPTLAIARPDPANPNSAIALDAQWGLNPRLRDTLQPLWNDKQLAFVPFAGTDDLSRSHFETQDSIEAGQPAGQRSDYRSGFLARLSQVATGTPAIAFTDSLPLSFQGGGDIPNLSLKRNPTPAFDQRQAGILAQMYQGTPLASAAHEGLALRQQVSQALQDEMQQANRGAASARTFADETRRIATLMRERYRLGFVDVGGWDTHVNQGSTDGTLATNLGNLSEGLAAYAEALGPEWRNTVVVVLSEFGRTFRENGDKGTDHGHGTTYWVMGGAVNGGRIAGEQVAVSKDKLFQDRDYPVLTNYRDLFAGLLSRMWGLSPTQLQKVFPQAHARDLQLV, encoded by the coding sequence ATGCATCGTCGCCAGTTCCTGTTCGCCTCCGCCGCCGCGGCGGCCAGCCTGCCGTTCGCCGGGCGCCTGTTCGCCGCGCCGGCGCCATCGCCACGTCTGCTGGTGGTGTTCCTGCGCGGCGGCTACGACAGCAACAACCTGCTGATTCCCTACGCCAGCGATTTCTACTACGCGTCGCGGCCGACGCTGGCGATCGCGCGGCCGGACCCGGCCAATCCCAACAGCGCCATCGCGCTGGACGCGCAGTGGGGGCTGAACCCGCGGCTGCGCGATACCTTGCAGCCGCTGTGGAACGACAAGCAACTGGCGTTCGTGCCGTTCGCCGGCACCGACGACCTGTCGCGCAGCCATTTCGAAACCCAGGACAGCATCGAGGCCGGGCAGCCGGCCGGGCAACGCAGCGACTACCGCTCCGGGTTTCTGGCGCGGCTGTCGCAGGTGGCCACCGGCACCCCGGCGATCGCCTTCACCGATTCGCTGCCGCTGAGTTTCCAGGGCGGCGGCGACATTCCCAACCTGTCGCTCAAGCGCAATCCCACCCCGGCCTTCGACCAGCGCCAGGCCGGGATCCTGGCGCAGATGTACCAGGGCACGCCGCTGGCCAGCGCTGCGCACGAGGGCCTGGCGCTGCGCCAGCAGGTATCGCAGGCGTTGCAGGACGAAATGCAGCAGGCCAACCGCGGCGCCGCCAGCGCGCGCACCTTCGCCGACGAGACCCGGCGCATCGCCACGCTGATGCGCGAGCGCTACCGGCTCGGCTTCGTCGATGTCGGCGGCTGGGACACGCACGTCAACCAGGGCAGCACCGACGGCACCCTGGCGACCAACCTCGGCAACCTGTCCGAAGGCCTGGCCGCCTATGCCGAGGCGCTGGGGCCGGAGTGGCGCAACACCGTGGTGGTGGTGCTGTCCGAGTTCGGCCGCACTTTCCGCGAGAACGGCGACAAGGGCACCGACCATGGACACGGCACCACGTACTGGGTGATGGGCGGCGCGGTCAACGGCGGCCGCATCGCCGGCGAGCAGGTCGCGGTGAGCAAGGACAAGCTGTTCCAGGATCGCGACTACCCGGTGCTGACCAACTACCGCGACCTGTTCGCCGGCCTGCTGAGCCGCATGTGGGGCCTGTCGCCGACGCAATTGCAGAAAGTGTTTCCGCAGGCGCATGCGCGGGATCTGCAACTGGTGTGA